One part of the Nostoc sp. PCC 7120 = FACHB-418 genome encodes these proteins:
- a CDS encoding DUF1815 family protein, translating to MFLRLAHQHRQFVQDLVMNLQALAIVLERRGYPASCYTCGDQMNSASFMVSLGNNHLIRFLVSDYGITWTEMRDDRELMKLEGAEAINQLQELANLVKQPTPVSSGNKALAKRG from the coding sequence GTGTTTCTAAGACTAGCTCATCAACATCGGCAGTTTGTTCAAGACTTGGTAATGAACCTCCAAGCCTTGGCAATTGTACTCGAACGGCGTGGATATCCTGCCTCTTGTTATACCTGCGGCGACCAAATGAACAGTGCTTCGTTTATGGTCAGCTTGGGTAATAATCATTTGATACGATTCCTAGTATCTGACTATGGGATCACCTGGACAGAGATGCGAGACGATCGCGAATTGATGAAATTAGAAGGTGCAGAGGCAATTAACCAGTTACAAGAACTAGCAAATCTTGTGAAGCAACCTACGCCAGTTAGTTCTGGGAACAAGGCGTTGGCAAAACGAGGTTAA
- a CDS encoding M48 family metallopeptidase, giving the protein MPTYTGISSEAFRHPLDRQAEQALRNLPGFDLIARKFVEFVYERPQLVYLMGNTIQVGPRQYSTIYQMFRECVRDLDIYPEPTLFVSQNPQANSYALGQENPYIVINTGILDLLNEAEIRAVLAHELGHIKCGHTILIQMAMWAMSAASALGELTFGIGNFVSQALIYAFFEWRRKAELTADRAALLVVDDLNTVLSSMMKISGGSSKYANECSLQEFIKQSENYQALDEDGLNQVYKFLMYNGAQGMMLSHPFAVERVQYLQQWAVSSEYQQIRQGNYQRSPASGSVDVKASTAEAEAERLRRQIEELQQEINKMKRSD; this is encoded by the coding sequence ATGCCAACTTACACAGGAATTTCCAGCGAAGCCTTCAGACATCCACTGGATCGCCAAGCCGAGCAAGCTTTGCGAAATCTACCAGGATTTGATTTGATTGCTCGTAAATTTGTGGAATTTGTCTACGAACGCCCTCAGCTAGTCTATCTAATGGGCAACACCATCCAAGTAGGGCCTCGGCAATATTCCACTATTTACCAGATGTTTCGGGAGTGTGTGCGGGATTTGGATATTTATCCAGAACCTACACTGTTTGTTTCACAAAATCCTCAGGCAAATAGCTACGCATTAGGTCAAGAGAATCCTTACATAGTCATAAATACAGGGATACTAGACTTGCTCAACGAAGCCGAAATTCGGGCGGTGTTAGCCCATGAACTGGGACATATTAAATGTGGCCATACTATTCTAATTCAAATGGCGATGTGGGCGATGAGTGCGGCTTCAGCCTTAGGAGAATTAACCTTTGGCATTGGTAATTTTGTCTCTCAAGCCTTGATTTATGCGTTTTTTGAGTGGCGGCGCAAGGCTGAGTTAACGGCAGATAGAGCAGCGCTGTTGGTGGTTGATGACCTAAATACTGTTTTATCGTCAATGATGAAGATTTCTGGCGGTAGCAGCAAATATGCCAATGAATGCAGTTTGCAGGAGTTTATTAAGCAGTCCGAAAATTATCAGGCATTAGACGAAGATGGGCTAAATCAAGTGTATAAATTCTTAATGTACAACGGCGCTCAAGGCATGATGTTAAGCCATCCGTTCGCTGTAGAAAGAGTCCAATACCTACAACAATGGGCAGTATCCTCAGAATATCAACAAATTCGCCAAGGTAATTACCAGCGATCGCCTGCCTCTGGTTCTGTAGACGTGAAAGCCTCTACCGCCGAAGCTGAAGCCGAAAGATTACGCCGCCAAATTGAAGAATTACAACAAGAAATTAACAAAATGAAACGGTCTGACTAA
- a CDS encoding helicase C-terminal domain-containing protein, with amino-acid sequence MIEAEVHLSLHNFLRSQAGFPSWPHHLTMARLVARALRLGRSALIQVGAVCGYQGRYRTSFIASALMWHGPVIIVATETVQQLLLRVEIPRLQQWLQVNKPIRTGDAWPNPEFQGILLTSPEAWLRGQLTSADNFPQGIPTIIDGVDDLEDWVRHQLTQDIQPQDWDQLILACPEQAETIRLARIELTSELFKHPANPYECYLISPSETDILTKLHTALKSASGVPEVWQKFWQQLPSEQNHPPSSSPPLFWATIARRQGLFSLHYAPIELGDILSPIWQRQPVVLIGSALEPETEAPLFQERLGLDDLTCLKFASDSQSEAIQLYIPYKLPLPNTPEFQAAFIHKVRTLVCLSATAPGLTVLLVGDVPLKAQVGAILASEFGSRVQVEKTCLDENGILVSGWEFWREHQAVLPAPQLLVIATLPLPSLEHPLVAGRVAHYKRSHQDWFRLFLLPTALNELQRAVAPVRENQGIVALLDSRVVNRSYGSQILNVLSPLARLNYLDPSLFAPSGEENSA; translated from the coding sequence GTGATTGAGGCAGAAGTTCATTTGTCATTACATAACTTTTTGCGATCGCAGGCGGGTTTCCCTTCCTGGCCCCATCATTTAACGATGGCACGGTTGGTAGCACGCGCCTTGCGTCTGGGACGTAGCGCCTTAATTCAAGTAGGGGCTGTTTGTGGCTATCAAGGACGGTATCGCACAAGTTTTATTGCCTCTGCTCTGATGTGGCACGGCCCTGTAATTATTGTTGCCACAGAAACAGTGCAACAACTACTGCTGCGAGTGGAAATTCCTCGTTTACAGCAATGGCTACAAGTTAATAAACCAATCAGAACAGGTGACGCTTGGCCTAACCCTGAGTTCCAAGGAATACTTCTGACTTCCCCAGAAGCTTGGCTAAGAGGACAGCTAACATCTGCTGATAATTTCCCCCAAGGTATACCCACCATTATTGATGGAGTCGATGATTTAGAAGATTGGGTACGTCATCAGCTGACTCAAGATATTCAACCCCAAGACTGGGATCAACTTATACTAGCCTGCCCGGAACAAGCTGAGACAATCCGATTGGCAAGGATTGAATTGACAAGTGAACTGTTCAAACATCCAGCAAATCCCTACGAGTGCTATTTAATTTCCCCATCAGAAACTGATATTTTAACCAAACTCCACACAGCTTTAAAATCAGCATCAGGTGTGCCAGAAGTATGGCAGAAATTCTGGCAACAATTACCCAGCGAGCAAAATCATCCCCCCTCATCCTCCCCACCCCTCTTCTGGGCAACGATCGCCCGTCGCCAAGGTTTATTCTCGTTGCATTACGCACCAATCGAATTAGGAGACATTCTCTCACCTATTTGGCAACGTCAGCCAGTAGTCCTAATTGGCAGCGCTTTAGAGCCAGAAACCGAGGCTCCTTTGTTTCAAGAGCGTTTGGGTTTAGATGATTTAACCTGCTTAAAATTCGCTTCTGATAGCCAATCAGAGGCAATTCAACTCTACATACCTTACAAGCTACCTCTACCTAATACGCCAGAGTTTCAAGCCGCATTCATTCACAAGGTGCGGACTTTAGTCTGTCTAAGTGCTACTGCACCAGGATTGACAGTGTTGCTTGTGGGAGATGTGCCATTAAAGGCTCAGGTGGGAGCAATTTTAGCCTCAGAGTTTGGTTCGCGGGTGCAGGTAGAAAAAACCTGTTTGGATGAAAATGGCATTTTGGTTAGCGGTTGGGAATTTTGGCGAGAACATCAGGCTGTCTTACCTGCGCCTCAACTGTTAGTGATTGCGACTTTACCCTTACCATCTTTAGAACACCCCCTAGTGGCTGGTAGAGTAGCTCACTATAAGCGATCGCATCAAGACTGGTTTCGTTTATTTTTATTACCAACTGCTTTAAATGAACTACAAAGAGCCGTAGCCCCTGTGCGTGAAAATCAAGGCATTGTCGCTTTACTCGATAGTCGTGTCGTCAATCGTAGTTACGGCTCCCAAATCCTCAATGTCCTCAGCCCTCTAGCACGCCTTAACTATCTCGATCCAAGTCTGTTTGCCCCCAGTGGTGAAGAAAATTCAGCGTAG
- a CDS encoding calcium-binding protein — protein sequence MYNTIIGTPFNDRLVGTMVDDLIVALQGDDQIIGSAGNDFIVGDIGIDTVDYSELGQAVTLQATGIVQKGRAGTDTLNGIETIIGAKGQANTIDASTTTGSTTSVSVNLSANSLIVNGVPTTSPLNFTVQRFVNVIGTAQNDSIIGDNNNNLLIGGQGNDEIFGLNGNDTVQGGAGDDVIGGGSRSSLATSRLGDGNDIVQGEGGNDVLIGGTGNDTIDGGADLDTADYSNVGTAIALQASGIVNKGAAGTDQILNIETIIGATRQANTIDGSTGTSTTTSFNVNLSTNSLIVNGVPVLGTLNFNVQNFVNVTGTSQVDTIVGNNQGNLLIGGRGNDQISGLGGKDTIIGVDPNSRQPGINEVDTLTGGADPDKFVLGDATKPYYVGGGGFAGLNDFALITDFQTGQDQIQLKKLDGYIFGSNYIAIASPFSLDSSKAFDDSVLVATANQIVKGNGVYDASSQSDLTSSSIFARFDIISIFSTSYSVSDIHFV from the coding sequence GTGTATAACACCATTATCGGCACACCATTTAATGATCGGCTCGTTGGTACTATGGTTGACGATCTAATAGTTGCTTTGCAAGGAGATGATCAAATCATTGGTAGTGCAGGCAATGATTTCATAGTTGGGGATATAGGAATTGATACTGTTGACTACAGTGAATTAGGTCAAGCTGTTACTTTACAAGCTACGGGTATTGTTCAAAAAGGCAGAGCCGGAACAGACACACTCAATGGCATTGAAACTATAATTGGTGCGAAAGGACAAGCCAATACAATAGATGCTTCCACCACCACAGGTTCTACTACATCAGTTAGCGTTAATCTTTCCGCTAACAGTCTGATAGTGAATGGAGTTCCCACAACTAGCCCATTGAATTTTACAGTGCAGAGATTTGTAAATGTTATCGGTACTGCACAAAATGACAGCATCATTGGCGATAACAACAATAACCTGCTAATTGGTGGTCAAGGTAACGACGAAATTTTTGGACTCAACGGTAATGACACCGTGCAAGGTGGTGCTGGTGATGATGTGATAGGTGGAGGGAGTAGAAGTAGTCTTGCGACTTCCCGATTAGGTGATGGTAACGATATCGTACAAGGCGAGGGTGGTAATGATGTCCTGATCGGCGGTACTGGTAATGACACCATTGATGGTGGTGCTGACCTTGATACAGCTGACTATAGTAATGTAGGTACTGCGATCGCCTTACAAGCATCTGGTATTGTCAACAAAGGTGCAGCAGGTACAGATCAAATCCTCAACATTGAAACTATCATCGGTGCAACACGTCAAGCCAACACCATTGATGGTTCTACCGGTACTAGTACAACCACGTCATTTAACGTCAATCTCTCTACTAATAGTCTCATCGTTAACGGTGTTCCAGTCTTAGGAACACTGAACTTTAATGTTCAAAATTTTGTTAACGTCACTGGTACTTCCCAAGTTGACACTATAGTTGGTAATAACCAAGGTAACTTATTGATTGGTGGTAGAGGCAATGATCAAATCTCTGGTCTTGGTGGTAAAGATACCATCATCGGCGTTGATCCTAACAGTCGCCAACCAGGTATTAATGAAGTAGACACCCTCACCGGAGGTGCAGATCCTGATAAATTCGTCTTAGGAGATGCCACAAAGCCCTACTATGTAGGCGGTGGTGGTTTTGCAGGCTTGAATGACTTTGCCTTGATTACTGATTTTCAAACCGGTCAGGATCAAATCCAACTCAAAAAGCTAGACGGTTATATCTTCGGCAGTAATTATATTGCGATCGCCAGTCCATTCTCGTTAGACAGCAGTAAAGCCTTCGATGATTCCGTGTTAGTGGCGACTGCAAATCAGATTGTGAAAGGCAATGGTGTCTACGATGCTTCTAGTCAGAGTGATTTGACATCCTCTTCTATATTTGCTCGTTTTGATATCATTTCCATCTTTTCCACTAGCTACAGCGTCAGCGACATCCACTTTGTCTAG
- a CDS encoding CHAT domain-containing protein: protein MQLHLPYFSTLVSSVIFLFNFGLVEPLIQEVNLKFNYGEKHQILVQKNQRSPGVERSPQKAGLLSQTLGESPSQIEALNRQAILNSQQDQPQAALQKLQQALAISQEGGQSFWEGVTLNNLGRVYQKQGNYSLALLSFQQAAIIYRQIGDRVQLGKTYSNIGYLFQIQNKPDLAIFFYKHCVINRESARLQTANLSELQPNAYNLTVGQTYRILSEKLLKKGRVAEAQRTMDLLKVEELQEYLHNVPGNQHTATGIAIVATEKPVKEKLDQTVNNAVALGKELTKLRKIPPQERSPQQNQRVRQLVTQQQQLLDKFNKFITSPTVTSQLEQISRTARRQNLDLESINEIRDNLARLPQKSAIIYPLVLKDSLELVVVTPESPPIHHTVAVPQAKLHQTIANFRQALTNPSKDIKTPARQLYNWLIKPIEAELKQSGTQTLLYAPDGQLRYIPLSALYDGKQWLVERFSINHITAASLTNLNTSRDQTLRVLAGAFTQGSYQVTVGNRRLAFSSLPFAALEVENLAATIPQTKKLLGKSFSPQITVPQMDDYTIVHLATHAAFVVGKPQDSFILFGNGDRVNLSDIATWSLPHVDLVVLSACETGLGGKLGDGQEILGFGYQMQKTGAKAAIASLWAVDDGGTQALMSVFYHKLSTDKLTKTVALRQAQIALIKDIESTNHIMPVANNGNFHHPYYWASFILIGNGL from the coding sequence ATGCAGCTTCATCTGCCTTATTTCAGTACTTTGGTTTCATCTGTAATTTTTTTATTTAATTTTGGATTAGTAGAACCACTAATTCAAGAGGTAAATTTAAAATTTAATTACGGAGAAAAACATCAGATATTGGTTCAGAAAAATCAGCGATCGCCTGGGGTGGAACGTTCCCCACAAAAGGCGGGACTTCTCTCCCAGACGCTAGGCGAAAGCCCATCGCAAATTGAAGCATTAAATAGACAAGCAATCCTAAATTCCCAACAAGACCAGCCACAAGCCGCATTGCAGAAGTTACAGCAAGCTTTAGCTATCAGTCAAGAAGGAGGGCAAAGCTTCTGGGAAGGAGTTACCTTGAATAATCTTGGTAGAGTTTACCAAAAACAAGGTAATTATTCATTAGCTTTGTTGTCTTTTCAACAAGCAGCAATTATCTATAGACAAATTGGCGATCGCGTCCAATTAGGCAAAACTTATAGTAATATCGGATACCTATTTCAAATTCAAAATAAACCAGATTTAGCCATCTTCTTTTATAAGCATTGCGTGATTAATCGTGAATCAGCACGTTTGCAAACAGCCAATTTATCTGAATTGCAACCAAATGCGTATAATCTAACAGTAGGTCAAACTTACCGAATTTTGAGTGAAAAATTGCTCAAAAAAGGACGTGTAGCTGAAGCACAAAGGACTATGGATTTACTCAAAGTTGAAGAACTACAGGAGTACTTGCATAATGTTCCTGGTAATCAACATACTGCCACAGGTATTGCAATTGTCGCCACAGAAAAACCTGTTAAAGAAAAACTAGATCAGACTGTAAATAATGCCGTAGCTTTAGGTAAAGAACTGACGAAACTCAGAAAAATTCCACCACAAGAGCGATCGCCACAACAAAATCAACGCGTTAGGCAATTGGTGACACAGCAACAGCAATTACTAGACAAATTTAACAAATTTATTACTAGTCCAACTGTTACATCACAGTTAGAACAAATTAGCCGTACTGCTAGACGACAAAATCTAGATTTAGAAAGTATCAACGAAATTCGGGATAATTTAGCTCGCTTACCCCAAAAATCCGCAATTATTTATCCGCTAGTTCTCAAAGATAGCCTGGAATTAGTAGTAGTTACCCCAGAATCTCCGCCTATTCACCACACGGTGGCTGTTCCCCAAGCAAAACTCCATCAAACTATAGCTAACTTTCGTCAGGCGTTAACCAATCCCAGCAAGGATATTAAAACACCTGCGCGTCAGTTATACAACTGGCTGATCAAACCTATAGAAGCTGAATTAAAACAATCAGGCACACAAACCTTACTTTACGCACCAGATGGCCAGTTACGCTACATTCCCTTATCTGCTTTATATGATGGCAAACAATGGCTAGTTGAGCGTTTTAGTATTAATCACATTACCGCCGCTAGCCTGACTAACTTGAACACTTCACGGGATCAGACTTTACGGGTTTTAGCTGGTGCTTTTACTCAAGGTAGTTATCAAGTAACAGTTGGTAATCGACGACTGGCTTTTTCTAGCTTACCGTTTGCGGCGCTGGAAGTAGAAAATCTAGCCGCTACCATTCCTCAAACTAAAAAATTGTTAGGTAAAAGCTTTAGTCCGCAAATTACAGTACCACAGATGGATGATTATACAATTGTCCATCTAGCGACTCATGCAGCCTTTGTGGTCGGTAAACCACAAGATTCATTCATTTTATTTGGTAATGGCGATCGCGTGAACCTGTCAGATATTGCCACATGGTCACTACCTCATGTAGATTTGGTAGTTTTGAGTGCCTGTGAAACTGGTTTAGGTGGGAAGTTGGGGGATGGTCAAGAAATTTTAGGCTTTGGTTATCAAATGCAGAAAACTGGTGCAAAGGCTGCTATTGCCTCACTTTGGGCTGTGGATGATGGTGGCACTCAAGCATTAATGAGTGTGTTTTATCACAAATTATCTACAGATAAATTAACGAAAACCGTAGCTTTACGGCAAGCTCAAATAGCTTTAATCAAAGATATAGAGTCAACCAATCACATAATGCCTGTAGCCAACAATGGTAACTTTCATCACCCTTATTACTGGGCATCCTTTATTTTGATTGGGAATGGCTTGTAG
- a CDS encoding DUF2839 domain-containing protein, with the protein MGEAKRRKTTMGEEYGQDTRILSWVPITKSQAELFVSWTTRGAWVGIGVMVVAWVTIRFIGPAFGWWQVAA; encoded by the coding sequence ATGGGTGAAGCAAAACGTCGTAAAACAACTATGGGAGAAGAATACGGGCAAGACACCCGTATTTTATCTTGGGTTCCCATCACTAAATCTCAAGCTGAACTATTCGTTAGTTGGACTACTCGCGGTGCTTGGGTAGGAATCGGTGTAATGGTCGTTGCTTGGGTAACTATCCGTTTTATCGGGCCGGCTTTTGGTTGGTGGCAAGTAGCCGCCTAA